The DNA sequence cccaaatcaGAAACCATTATGCCTAACTCGACATGTACCTCACCCATCTACATTGATCCATTGAGCTACCCCCACCCGACCCATATCCCTTACCATATTGACCCGTTGAGAGCTCCTCTCTCACCCGATGGCCTGTATAGAGATCCGCCTCGCGTTCTTGCATCACGAGCTTCCCTCACCACTACAACTGCAAATACTACTACTATCATTATTTCTCCCAACTTGCCTCTCCTAGGTGGACCTGCTTTGATGTCCTCTAATCCTGCTGTCACTGCCTCGGCCTCTTCGATTGCCAACCACGATGCTGCTCCTTCTATTGCCACTATTGTTTCGCCTCTCTTAGGTGGAAATCCCTCTTGGAATTTAACGGCTACCACTTTTGTCTTGATCATTCCGCCAGCAACCCCCTTAGATGCTTCTACGGTCTCTTCGCTAACAACCAACCTCAAATTTACTTCGGTCTTTCCACCTACAAACACTATTGTTCTTGCTATCCAAGCTATGTCGCCTGATCCTACCATGCATGCCACGTCGTGTGCTCCTTCGCTCTTGGAGCCTGCTCTGTTGTGGCTGCCATGTAATGTTTCATACCATAGCCAAGGGTGTTTGGGATGATTTATATGAAACTCCTCTCTGCTCCGACGCTCGAACCAACCATAATTCCTTAAACCATGAGGCTACCTTTCCGATTTTGAGACACGAAACTCCTCTCTGCTCCGACGCTCGAACCAACCATAATTCCTTAAACCATGAGGCTACCTTTCCGATTTTGAGACACAGGTAagtatgtgaatttgaaactgaaactattttatcaaaatcgaattgAGTTGTTTACACCGAAATTgtaaaaccatttattaaatggttcaggtttggtttttaaattgaaatcgTGATTCAGTTTTacttttaaagtttaaactgcTAGTAAAATAAACCGTCAAACAAATTGACATATACGTAGTAACTTTAAGTCAtttaatgttaagtttacatacattttaataattagagagagagagagagagagagagagagagagagagagagagagagagacattaaacaactattaaaaaaagaagaagcacataataataaacaattcaattcaatgttaaaatTTACATTTATCTCACTAAAGATTttaaaggtaaataagttgtttagataaaaaattagaaaacataagaaaattgtTTAAACCAAGATTGTTTATAAATGATTCCGATTTAAATATATGAAATTGTTTATTGAATGATTTGGCTTTGGTTTTACCTGCAAAATCTTGCACTAAACTTAATCGAACAGTCTACACTGGAATCGAACTGATTAACACTCTTATACACGAGTATATTCTATTGTCCAAAGGTGGAAAAACTATAATGAAAATGATGCCCTTTAAGCCCTTCTCTCTTTATTGAGGTCACGGAAGGGTTATCTAAACTTCTTGTCACATATAGAGAGCTTAATCTTTTCAAAGTAATCAAAGTTTCAAGGTATGCTCCTGAAATCTCTCACCTTTTAATTGCTAATAATACTTTCATTTTATGTAGAGCTACAAGTGAAGATCTTGCTACTATTAAGTATGTTATTGACCTCTTTTCTGATATTTCAGGACTAACCATTAATTTTTCCAAAAGTGCTCTTGCTTTGAGCTCTAACGTTCCACTTGAAACTAGGAATTATTTGTGTCGAGTTATTGATATTAAGGAAATGGATAAGGAATCCTCCTATCTTGGCACTAAACCTGCTCTTTCCTAGAGCAAGATCTCTCTCTTTCAAGAATGGGATTCAAAGAGTGGAGCTCAAATTAGGGTCCTAGAAGGAAAATCTCTTGTCATATGCTAGGAGAGCTGTTCTTATCCAATTTGCAATTTCCTCAATTATTTTTTACCTTATGACTTGTTTTACTGTTCCAAAAGCTGTGTGCAGGAAGCTTGACTCTATCTCTATGCATTTATGAAATAATGATTATGATTCTCATAAATGACTCTATACCGTCGGGTGCAAAGAGGATTTGTCAACCTAAATAGTATGATGGCCTTGGAACCTGTGACTCGAAAACGCAAAACAAAGCCCTTTTACCAAGACTTGGCTAGAGACTTCTCAACCATAACAATTCCCTTTGGGCCCAGACTTGGCTGGAGATTCTTAAAGCCAAATACTTTTTGTACATGTCAGTTTTTTATACGAGAACTTTCAAAGCAAGAGGATCTCCTTGTTGGAATGCTATTGTAAGGATCCTTCAAACTCTCGATCAAAATATTCACATGAAAATTGGTAATGGTCTCAATACTTTCTTTTGGAATGACCATTGGATCTCCAAATTCAAAAACTTTCAACTTGATAATATTCTGCATTATCCAAATTCAACTGCTCATCTTGATAAGGTTAGTAAATTTATGATAGGAAATCAATGGAATAAAAGTTTGATCAATTATGTTTTTCCTAATACTCTATCTTCTGTGATCTATTAAATCCCTATTTCTCTTGAGATTGACAGATGGTGGGGCCATCTTTCTAAGAAAGGGTCTCTCACAACTAAGATTGCAACTCAATTTCTTCAGAACAAGTTACTAACAATTTCTAATGGACTCTATAACACATGTATACGCTTTTCTCCTTGTTCTCAATGGtggtgattttttttggaaatacaAAATTCACCCCAAATTTAAGTTGTTATTTTGGAGATTGGCTCTTGATGGGATCCTTACAAAAGGCTTCCTACATAAATCGGTGGACTTAGATTCTGTCTGTGATCTATGTTTTTGTGAGTAGGAGAACATTCAACATGTTTTCCTCATTTGCGAATTCTCAAGAAGAATTTGGGCCATGTAACTTTTGGGATTGAGGTATGAACATATGCAATTTTCATCTTTTCCAAACTTAATAATGCATTTCTTCCAATTTTTATAAGTTGAGGTTGAATGAGTTGGACCATTTCTTCAATATCTTTATTATTACTTGCTATTTTATTTGGATGCATAGGAATATGGTAACTTTTGGATATTTTAAGCCTAATCCCCATCTCATTTTGAACCAAGTATATTTCTAGATTAATAATGGACCTAAACAGAGGTCATTACTTTCCCAGACATCTGATGTGTCATAGCTAAAAAATGACCCCTTGTCTTATACCCCACAATctctaaatattaatttttttgttcacaACACTGTCCTTGTTACCACCGTTGTGTCTTCtacaaatcaaaatatttatggCAGGGCAACCactatatttaaaaaaaataagttcTTATTCCTGTTTGCTAATTTTGTGATGACAGGAGAGGATATTGAAGCGGCAGTGTAAGGATTTCTCATTGGATTAGCTGAACCTTCCAATCGTAGATGGAAAGTTCAAGAAATTTGGAGTGACGTGTAAGGTCCTAAAAAACTATTGATTCTTAACAATTTTTTGATGTGGCCATGGTCCACTTCTTCTCTTCGCCTTGAACTAAGGAACCTTTTGTTCAAACCAACTTTTTTGATAAAGGATGTTAAGAACTGCCCAATAAGTTTAGTTAGGCTCGTTACCTATAGGGCTTTAATTAGGAAAATTATGATTCAGAACACAACTATTTGCTCAGAGTTGTACATGATTTATAAATTTTTGCTCTTTTTATTTgaataaggaaaaaaacaaaaaaaactataataaaaaaatgttttttaataaaaaactaGAGATAAATCCATCGGCTGATTTATACCGATCCGGATTGATATTGGATTGATATCGAAATGATATCGGCCTTGACCGATCCCGAGTTTTATAACCTTGCCCCTCCTTCCAATTTCcaataagaataataaaaagCCCCAGCTCCCGCAACTCGCAACCAGGTATGGCCTAGCTCTCCATGAGTTATTGATTTATTGCAGAAAACTtatctttcttgttcttctctcaAACATCGGAGATTTGGAGTTCCAGGTCCCCCTGTCCGCTGCGTATTTAGCGGCTTTCGGGTTAGGTCAGCCAAGTTGAATCGAAATTAGGGTTCCAGatccacttccacttccaccacTTGTTTTGCGAACTTTCAAGCTAAGAAGGTTTTATTTCCATTTCGTAATCGTGCTCATCTGGTACGTACAAGCGCGGTTTTCGTTGCAGTGGTATCGTTTCTGTAACGGGTGGTGCACATTTTAGTTAATTTTTAGAACTTTCTCGTAGGTTATTTTTATCTCAGGAATATTGAATCTCTgatggaattaggattttacgAAGTATGAAGTGGTTTTTTGATGAGTGATTTACACATGCTTACAAAATCTGGGGCTTCGTTGGATTCATCCGAATTAGGGATTGCAGAGGCCTTATTGATTCAGGGTTTTTGATCTGTTCTGGAATTCGCCTCCTGGAGGAACTGCTGATTTTAGTCTCCTAGCTAAGAATGTCTACTAACAATAATAATCCAACGAAGAATGTTGAGGGTGCTCCTTCCCCTTTTGGTAATGCTGGGATGGTCTCGTCATCCATACCGATGAATCACCCTGCGCAGCTTCACTCTCAGTCACAGGCTCAAGCACATGGAGGCTCGCACTTCCAGGGTCAGTTCCAGTCTCCTCTCCAGTCCCAATCCCAAGCCTTGGCGCAGGCTCAAGTCCGAGCTTTTGCCCAAGTACAGTCTCAAGCCCAGGCACAGGCACAAGCACAAGCTCAAGCTCATGCAGCTCAAGCTCAAGCTCATGCAGCCCAAGCTCAAGCAGCTCATGCCCAATTTCAAGCCCAGTTACAAGCTCAAGCTCAGTCCCTTAATCAAACCACTGGAATTGGGCATTTGGGTGCCTCATCTCCATCCCTTTCAACACCTGGCACGGCAAATGCGAAGCGGGTATTGCAGAAACCTCCAGCGCGTCCTCCTGGTAATGCTACCATTAATACAATTTCCCCATTCAAAACTATGGAGCTAACCCCTGCTGCTCGTAGAAAAAAGCGAAAACTTCCTGAGAAGCAGATACCCGATCGAGTGGCAGCCCTTCTGCCAGAGTCTGCTCTATACACCCAGCTACTTGAGTTTGAGTCGAGGGTAGACGCTGCTCTCGCAAGAAAGAAGATTGATATCCAGGAATCTCTGAAAAATCCTCCGTGTATTCAGAAGACTCTGCGGATTTATGTTTTCAACACATATGCCAATCAGAGCCGTACAATCGCTGAGAAGCAGAACTCTGAGATGCCTTCTTGGTCGCTTAAGATAATTGGGAGGATATTGGAAGACGGGGTTGATCCAGACCCTTCTGGTGTGATCCAGAAACCAAGCGCATCGTACGCCAAGTTCTCTTCATTTTTCAAGAGAATTACCATCAACTTGGACCCAAGCCTCTATCCGGAGAATCCGACCATTATATGGGAGAATGCTCGATCGCCGGCACCACATGAAGGCTTTGAGGTGAGAAGAAAAGGGGACAAGGAATTTACTGTGAATATACGGTTGGAAATGAATTATGTTCCTGAGAAATTTAAGCTTTCACCTGCTTTGATGGAACTTCTGGGCGTTGAGGTAGA is a window from the Macadamia integrifolia cultivar HAES 741 chromosome 5, SCU_Mint_v3, whole genome shotgun sequence genome containing:
- the LOC122079872 gene encoding SWI/SNF complex component SNF12 homolog; its protein translation is MSTNNNNPTKNVEGAPSPFGNAGMVSSSIPMNHPAQLHSQSQAQAHGGSHFQGQFQSPLQSQSQALAQAQVRAFAQVQSQAQAQAQAQAQAHAAQAQAHAAQAQAAHAQFQAQLQAQAQSLNQTTGIGHLGASSPSLSTPGTANAKRVLQKPPARPPGNATINTISPFKTMELTPAARRKKRKLPEKQIPDRVAALLPESALYTQLLEFESRVDAALARKKIDIQESLKNPPCIQKTLRIYVFNTYANQSRTIAEKQNSEMPSWSLKIIGRILEDGVDPDPSGVIQKPSASYAKFSSFFKRITINLDPSLYPENPTIIWENARSPAPHEGFEVRRKGDKEFTVNIRLEMNYVPEKFKLSPALMELLGVEVDTRPRIIGAIWHYVKARKLQNPNDPSFFACDPPLRKVFGEEKMRFSMVSQKISQHLSLPQPIHLEHKIRLSGPSPAGNACYDVLVDVPFPLQKEMSAFLANIEKHKEIDACDEAICAAIKKIHEHRRRRAFFLGFSQSPVEFINALIASQSRDLKLVAGEASRNAEKERRSEFYNQPWVEDAVIRYLNRKPAAGSDAPGST